From Chryseobacterium joostei, the proteins below share one genomic window:
- a CDS encoding helix-turn-helix domain-containing protein gives MKNGFLQMIQTTPNELSDLLQEGIKTQLENFKKSFDLQNQEVLLTYEETCEFLKINHTTLWRWVKGGKIPCYSIHNKRYFKRSEIMECLTKLKQ, from the coding sequence ATGAAAAATGGTTTTTTACAAATGATTCAGACAACTCCAAATGAATTGTCTGATTTATTACAAGAGGGAATTAAAACTCAATTAGAAAACTTCAAAAAAAGTTTTGATTTACAAAATCAAGAAGTATTACTTACATATGAAGAAACTTGTGAGTTTCTAAAAATCAATCATACTACACTTTGGAGGTGGGTTAAGGGTGGCAAAATTCCATGTTACTCAATTCATAATAAAAGATACTTTAAACGTTCAGAAATAATGGAATGTCTAACAAAATTAAAGCAATGA
- a CDS encoding phage integrase SAM-like domain-containing protein, with protein sequence MARVIFIYRSQKANSFLTSRLILGKFSKDEKENSEKIFDCKTQVEVSKDYWNNYLRQTKEKNGKLYKANHKTIRDIKLSNFDLQVKTELNNIKNFVLEAVGKIKEESINKEWFINIIDGYYNQDKSNTEITNELVKFVDYYIDEKQDEITQSTVKKLKVVKHKLERFQKEKKKILLISEINETFKNEFIDYSKKENYAIGTIQRDLVFIKTFCNYAHEKGLEVDRNINKVKIKVKKESKPIYLTVKELEKIEKVELNESFDNVRDWLIISCYTGQRVSDFMKFRTDMIREEDSRYLLEFKQQKTNKLMTIPILPKVEEVLNKRNWNFPKALSDQKYNDYLKLVCKEAGITEKIKGSKKKEIEPESGKYRKEEGVYEKWELVSSHIGRRSFATNFYGIIPTNYIINMTGHSTETIFLDYIGKSNKDLAKEVFKYL encoded by the coding sequence ATGGCAAGAGTTATTTTTATTTATCGTTCCCAAAAAGCTAATTCCTTTTTAACATCAAGGCTAATTTTAGGAAAGTTCTCAAAAGATGAGAAAGAAAATAGTGAGAAAATATTTGATTGTAAGACTCAAGTAGAGGTTTCAAAAGATTATTGGAATAACTACCTAAGGCAAACAAAAGAGAAAAACGGAAAATTATATAAAGCGAATCATAAAACCATTAGAGATATTAAATTATCTAATTTTGATTTACAAGTAAAAACTGAATTAAATAATATTAAAAATTTTGTTCTTGAGGCTGTTGGAAAAATTAAAGAAGAGTCCATAAACAAAGAGTGGTTTATTAATATTATTGATGGTTACTACAATCAAGATAAATCGAATACAGAAATTACGAATGAGTTGGTGAAATTTGTTGATTATTATATTGATGAAAAGCAAGACGAAATTACTCAATCCACAGTTAAAAAATTGAAAGTTGTTAAACATAAACTTGAACGATTTCAGAAAGAAAAAAAGAAAATTTTACTCATCTCGGAAATCAATGAAACCTTTAAAAATGAATTTATTGATTACAGTAAAAAAGAGAATTATGCAATAGGTACGATTCAAAGGGATTTAGTATTTATTAAAACTTTCTGTAATTATGCTCATGAGAAAGGTCTTGAAGTAGATAGAAATATAAATAAGGTAAAGATTAAAGTTAAAAAGGAAAGTAAACCTATATATTTAACAGTTAAAGAATTAGAAAAAATTGAAAAAGTTGAATTAAATGAGAGCTTCGATAATGTTAGAGACTGGCTTATTATTTCTTGTTATACTGGACAACGAGTTTCTGATTTTATGAAGTTTAGAACTGATATGATAAGAGAAGAAGACAGTAGGTATTTATTGGAATTTAAACAACAAAAAACAAACAAATTAATGACAATCCCTATTTTGCCTAAAGTAGAAGAGGTTTTAAATAAAAGAAATTGGAATTTTCCTAAGGCATTGTCTGATCAAAAATATAACGATTATTTAAAATTAGTTTGTAAAGAAGCTGGAATTACTGAAAAAATAAAAGGAAGTAAGAAAAAAGAAATAGAACCTGAAAGTGGCAAATACAGAAAAGAAGAAGGGGTGTATGAAAAATGGGAATTGGTTTCTTCGCACATAGGAAGAAGGTCATTTGCAACTAATTTTTATGGTATTATTCCTACAAATTATATTATTAATATGACTGGACATAGTACTGAAACTATTTTTTTAGATTACATAGGAAAAAGTAATAAAGATTTGGCAAAGGAAGTTTTTAAATACCTTTAA
- a CDS encoding acyl carrier protein, protein MSDIASRVKAIIADKLDVEETEVTPEASFTNDLGADSLDTVELIMEFEKEFNIQIPDDQAEKITTVGHAIAYIEEVVNK, encoded by the coding sequence ATGTCAGACATTGCATCAAGAGTAAAAGCTATCATCGCTGATAAGCTTGACGTTGAAGAAACAGAAGTAACTCCTGAAGCTAGCTTCACTAACGATTTAGGAGCTGATTCACTAGATACAGTTGAACTAATCATGGAATTTGAAAAAGAATTTAACATTCAAATCCCTGATGATCAAGCTGAAAAAATTACTACTGTAGGGCACGCTATCGCTTACATCGAAGAAGTAGTAAATAAATAA
- the fabF gene encoding beta-ketoacyl-ACP synthase II, whose translation MELKRVVVTGFGAITPIGNNAKEYWENLVKGESGAAPITLFDATNFKTKFACEVKNFDPLQHFDKKEAKKMDRNTQLGLVAAREAVAHSRIMEDNVDKNRVGVIWGSGIGGLETFETEVLGWANTEIPRFNPFFIPKMIADITPGHISIEYGFHGPNYTTVSACASSANAIIDSKMLIQLGKADVIVCGGSEAAVTASGVGGFNAMMALSTRNDDPKTASRPFDKDRDGFVLGEGAGTIILEEYEHAIKRGATIYAELLGGGLSADAHHMTAPHPEGLGAYLVMKSCLEDAGLTADEVDHINMHGTSTPLGDIAESNAISKLLGEHAFDIQINSTKSMTGHLLGAAGVIEAIAALGTIIHGTVPPTINHFTDDENIDSRLNFTFNTAVKKDVKVAMSNTFGFGGHNACVLFKKI comes from the coding sequence ATGGAATTAAAAAGAGTAGTTGTAACCGGATTTGGAGCAATAACACCAATTGGAAATAATGCAAAAGAATACTGGGAAAATCTTGTGAAAGGTGAGAGCGGAGCCGCTCCGATTACTCTTTTTGATGCCACAAACTTTAAAACAAAGTTCGCTTGCGAGGTGAAAAATTTTGATCCGTTACAGCATTTCGATAAGAAAGAAGCTAAAAAAATGGACCGAAATACTCAATTGGGACTTGTTGCCGCTAGAGAAGCAGTAGCACATTCCAGAATTATGGAAGACAATGTGGATAAAAACAGAGTCGGTGTAATCTGGGGTTCCGGAATCGGAGGTTTAGAGACTTTTGAAACAGAAGTTTTAGGTTGGGCTAATACGGAAATTCCGAGATTCAACCCGTTCTTTATTCCAAAAATGATTGCGGATATTACTCCTGGACATATTTCTATTGAATATGGTTTCCATGGGCCCAATTATACTACTGTATCTGCATGTGCTTCTTCAGCAAATGCTATAATCGATTCCAAAATGCTGATCCAATTAGGAAAAGCAGATGTAATTGTATGCGGAGGCTCTGAAGCCGCCGTTACAGCAAGTGGTGTCGGTGGATTTAATGCAATGATGGCACTTTCTACAAGAAATGATGATCCAAAAACAGCTTCAAGACCTTTTGACAAAGACAGAGATGGATTTGTATTAGGTGAAGGTGCAGGAACCATTATTCTTGAAGAATATGAGCACGCGATAAAACGTGGTGCAACAATTTATGCAGAATTACTGGGAGGAGGTTTAAGTGCTGATGCACATCATATGACCGCTCCACACCCTGAAGGTCTTGGTGCTTATCTTGTAATGAAAAGTTGTCTGGAAGATGCAGGTTTAACTGCTGATGAAGTAGATCATATCAATATGCATGGTACCTCTACTCCATTAGGAGACATCGCAGAATCCAATGCAATTTCAAAATTACTAGGCGAGCATGCTTTTGATATTCAGATTAATTCTACAAAATCAATGACTGGCCACCTTTTAGGTGCTGCAGGTGTTATTGAAGCTATCGCTGCATTGGGAACTATTATTCATGGTACTGTTCCTCCTACCATCAACCATTTTACTGATGATGAAAATATTGACAGCAGACTAAACTTTACGTTTAACACTGCTGTGAAGAAAGATGTAAAAGTAGCCATGAGCAATACTTTTGGATTTGGCGGGCATAACGCTTGCGTTCTATTTAAGAAAATCTAA
- the rnc gene encoding ribonuclease III has product MELQKYFSKFLLKKRKRQLTERDYFLSTELKKVLGTEVQNIALYREAFSLKNSSKNQDSNYERLEFLGDSVLGTIISCHLFQTYPQANEGYLTQMKSKIVNRKNLNKLGEDLKLTTLLQKQNNSSALGENISGNLFEALIGAVYLDFHYDACKRIILEKLLTPSEINKLENKIVSYKGLLLEWSQKKKVNIKYETCEEIQANKAIVFRCHVWLGDEKIANASETSKKKAEEKAAQRAFYILNKKENILGNSKTL; this is encoded by the coding sequence ATGGAGTTACAGAAATACTTTTCTAAATTCCTTCTCAAAAAAAGAAAAAGACAATTAACGGAAAGAGACTATTTTCTCAGTACCGAACTTAAAAAAGTTCTAGGTACAGAGGTACAAAATATTGCTCTTTATCGTGAGGCTTTTTCTTTAAAAAATTCTTCTAAAAATCAAGACAGTAATTACGAAAGACTTGAATTTTTGGGAGATTCTGTTTTGGGTACAATTATATCTTGTCATTTGTTCCAGACATACCCTCAAGCCAATGAAGGGTACCTGACACAGATGAAATCTAAGATTGTTAATAGGAAAAATCTTAATAAATTAGGAGAAGACCTTAAGCTTACGACTCTTCTGCAAAAGCAGAATAATTCTTCGGCTTTAGGGGAAAATATCTCCGGAAACTTATTTGAAGCCCTAATCGGTGCTGTATATTTGGACTTCCATTATGATGCTTGCAAAAGAATTATTTTGGAGAAACTTTTGACTCCATCCGAGATTAACAAGCTTGAAAACAAAATTGTAAGCTACAAAGGCCTCCTACTTGAATGGAGCCAAAAGAAGAAGGTAAATATAAAGTACGAAACCTGTGAGGAAATACAGGCCAATAAAGCCATTGTATTCCGATGTCATGTATGGCTGGGAGATGAAAAGATTGCCAATGCATCAGAAACTTCCAAGAAAAAAGCAGAAGAAAAAGCTGCACAAAGGGCATTTTATATTTTAAATAAAAAAGAAAATATACTTGGAAATTCAAAAACTTTATGA
- a CDS encoding IPExxxVDY family protein translates to MEIQKLYDLDDIEFEDIAIGLVRLAKDIPAHEFFYKINQNNNLSFSRKKDLVFHGDYFDYFFPRYEAYHKFSKTCFTFISNKSSESKQKKVQTELFTEEENIKFLLNNQVDVEYILHSSEQFPDFSVILLPENLVFPIQDYTLSSDEELYQIIQYYE, encoded by the coding sequence TTGGAAATTCAAAAACTTTATGATCTTGATGATATAGAATTTGAAGATATTGCCATAGGATTGGTAAGATTAGCAAAAGATATACCCGCTCATGAGTTTTTCTACAAAATAAATCAAAATAACAACCTCTCGTTTTCAAGAAAAAAAGACCTTGTCTTTCACGGGGATTATTTTGACTATTTTTTTCCAAGATATGAGGCCTATCACAAGTTTTCAAAGACCTGCTTTACCTTTATTTCTAATAAATCTTCGGAAAGTAAGCAAAAAAAAGTTCAAACAGAACTCTTTACAGAAGAAGAAAATATTAAGTTTTTATTAAATAATCAGGTAGATGTAGAATATATTCTACATAGTTCGGAACAGTTTCCTGATTTTTCCGTAATTTTGCTCCCTGAAAATCTTGTGTTTCCAATTCAAGATTATACACTGAGTTCTGATGAGGAACTTTATCAAATTATCCAATATTATGAATAA
- the pyk gene encoding pyruvate kinase: protein MNKYLKKTKIIATLGPASSSKEVMLDLMKAGVDIFRINFSHADYDLVRKNIEIIRELNNEYGYSVGILGDLQGPKLRVGVVKEGSYLNPGDILTFTNEKIEGDSTKVYMTYQQFPQDVKVGERILIDDGKLMLEVIETNEIDTVKAKTIQGGPLSSKKGVNLPNTNVSLPALTEKDVQDANFMLDMEVDWIALSFVRHAQDIIDLKELISKHPNGKFKTPIIAKIEKPEGVKNIEEILLECDGLMVARGDLGVEVPMEEVPAIQKNLVEKARFYSKPVIIATQMMETMINSLTPTRAEVNDVANSVLDGADAVMLSGETSVGRYPVQVVENMAKIVKNIETTHFYQHKNEPIEKDYNCIDERFITNRVCLAAVRIAKTTNVSAIVTLTHSGYTAFQLAAHRPNSQIIVYSGNKRVITMLNLLWGVHAYYYDMKKSTDETIIQVNMLTHNYGYIETGDFVININATPSYEGGKTNTLRLTTV, encoded by the coding sequence ATGAATAAGTATTTAAAGAAGACAAAAATTATCGCAACACTAGGACCTGCATCGTCATCGAAGGAGGTTATGTTAGATTTAATGAAAGCGGGTGTTGATATTTTCAGAATAAATTTTTCACATGCAGATTACGACTTAGTTCGAAAAAATATTGAAATAATTAGAGAACTCAATAATGAGTATGGTTATTCAGTAGGTATTTTGGGAGACCTTCAAGGGCCTAAACTAAGAGTAGGTGTTGTAAAGGAAGGTTCTTACCTAAATCCTGGAGATATTCTTACTTTCACCAATGAAAAGATAGAGGGTGACTCTACTAAGGTATATATGACTTACCAACAGTTCCCACAAGACGTAAAAGTAGGTGAAAGAATCCTTATTGATGATGGGAAACTAATGTTGGAGGTTATCGAAACCAATGAAATAGATACTGTAAAAGCAAAAACTATTCAAGGAGGGCCACTAAGCTCTAAAAAAGGAGTTAATCTACCTAATACGAATGTTTCTCTTCCTGCTTTGACAGAAAAGGATGTTCAGGATGCTAATTTCATGCTTGACATGGAAGTAGACTGGATCGCTCTTTCTTTCGTACGTCATGCACAGGATATTATTGACCTGAAAGAGTTAATTTCAAAACATCCGAACGGTAAATTCAAAACTCCAATTATTGCGAAGATTGAAAAGCCGGAAGGGGTTAAAAATATTGAGGAAATTTTATTGGAATGTGACGGATTAATGGTTGCCCGTGGTGACCTGGGAGTTGAAGTTCCAATGGAAGAAGTTCCTGCGATCCAAAAAAATCTGGTAGAAAAGGCAAGATTCTATTCTAAGCCGGTAATTATTGCTACCCAGATGATGGAAACGATGATTAATAGCTTAACGCCTACAAGAGCAGAGGTAAACGACGTTGCAAACTCTGTATTGGATGGCGCTGATGCTGTAATGCTTTCCGGTGAAACTTCTGTAGGAAGATACCCGGTACAGGTTGTAGAAAACATGGCTAAAATTGTGAAAAACATTGAAACCACTCATTTCTATCAGCACAAGAATGAACCGATTGAAAAAGACTACAACTGTATTGACGAAAGATTCATTACGAACAGAGTATGTCTTGCCGCGGTAAGAATTGCTAAGACAACCAATGTATCTGCTATTGTAACGCTTACTCACTCTGGATATACAGCTTTCCAGCTAGCTGCTCACAGACCAAACTCTCAGATTATTGTATACAGTGGAAACAAAAGAGTGATCACTATGCTGAATCTTCTTTGGGGAGTTCACGCTTACTACTATGATATGAAAAAGTCTACTGACGAAACCATTATTCAGGTAAATATGCTAACGCATAATTATGGGTATATCGAAACAGGTGACTTTGTAATCAATATTAATGCGACTCCATCATATGAAGGTGGAAAAACAAATACGTTGAGATTAACAACAGTTTAA
- a CDS encoding aldehyde dehydrogenase family protein — protein sequence MEQLIENKLIKADDAFSVWRKVPFEERQKLIAKAAEILKNNSEKFGKIITTEMNKPITESIAEVEKCALMMNYYADAENALKPEKVESEFAYSEVHYVPKGVILGVMPWNFPFWQVLRFATPAILSGNTVVLKHASICFGSGNAIEEAFREAGFPEGVFQNLEVGHKAVKEILEHDVVKGVSLTGSGKAGGEVASIAGLNIKKSLLELGGSDAFIIFDDADLEQAAKSGVKSRLQNCGQTCTAAKRFIIDEKIEDKFLPIFIEEYKKYEVGDPLNKETNLAGMARPDLADELEAQFNRALENGAEIIIPLERISENEFIPGLIRVKEGNPILKEELFGPLGMVMTAKNDEEALRIANDIPFGLSNSVWTKNVERQIFFIENLESGTVNINRMTSSDPRFPFGGSKASGYGTELSLLALKEFVTAKTIVGN from the coding sequence ATGGAACAATTAATTGAAAACAAGCTTATTAAAGCAGATGATGCGTTTTCAGTATGGAGAAAAGTGCCGTTTGAGGAAAGGCAGAAGTTAATTGCCAAAGCAGCAGAAATTTTAAAAAATAATTCAGAGAAGTTTGGGAAGATCATTACCACTGAAATGAATAAGCCAATTACGGAATCAATCGCTGAGGTGGAAAAGTGTGCACTAATGATGAATTATTATGCAGATGCTGAGAATGCTTTAAAACCCGAAAAAGTTGAATCTGAATTTGCTTATTCTGAAGTTCATTATGTTCCGAAAGGTGTAATTTTAGGAGTAATGCCATGGAATTTTCCTTTCTGGCAAGTCTTAAGATTTGCTACACCAGCAATTTTATCAGGAAATACAGTCGTTTTAAAGCATGCTTCAATATGTTTTGGAAGTGGAAATGCCATTGAAGAGGCTTTCCGTGAAGCAGGATTCCCAGAAGGTGTTTTTCAGAACCTTGAAGTGGGACATAAAGCCGTAAAAGAAATCCTTGAGCACGATGTTGTAAAAGGGGTAAGCCTTACAGGTAGTGGAAAAGCAGGGGGAGAAGTAGCTTCAATAGCTGGTTTAAATATCAAAAAATCTTTACTTGAATTAGGTGGAAGTGATGCTTTTATCATTTTTGATGATGCAGATCTGGAGCAAGCAGCAAAGTCCGGAGTAAAATCAAGGCTTCAAAATTGCGGGCAGACTTGTACAGCTGCAAAAAGATTTATTATTGATGAAAAGATTGAAGATAAATTTTTACCAATATTCATTGAAGAATATAAAAAATATGAGGTGGGAGATCCTTTAAATAAGGAGACTAACCTGGCAGGAATGGCAAGACCAGATTTGGCTGACGAACTGGAAGCTCAATTCAACAGGGCATTGGAAAATGGAGCAGAAATCATTATTCCTTTAGAAAGAATTTCCGAGAACGAGTTTATCCCAGGTTTAATCAGAGTTAAGGAGGGGAACCCAATTCTAAAAGAAGAGCTTTTCGGACCTCTTGGAATGGTAATGACTGCTAAAAATGATGAAGAAGCTTTACGAATAGCAAATGATATCCCTTTCGGTCTTTCAAATTCTGTCTGGACGAAGAATGTAGAACGTCAAATATTCTTTATTGAAAACCTTGAATCCGGAACTGTAAATATCAACAGAATGACAAGTTCTGATCCACGTTTTCCATTCGGTGGAAGCAAGGCTTCAGGATACGGAACTGAGCTTTCTTTATTGGCATTAAAAGAGTTTGTAACGGCAAAAACGATTGTCGGAAATTAA
- the hutG gene encoding formimidoylglutamase has protein sequence MMLQNIWQGRLDGEELLFHRLFQRVKEEHNYDNISTGDFVLHGFAVDEGVRRNKGRQGAKEAPNVIRKNMSNFPVILPDFKLLDFGNVTCEDGNLENTQNNLAKNVSKVLLKGGKSLVLGGGHEVTYAHYLGVKTAFPEQKIGIINIDAHFDNRQPEKGVGPSSGTGFWQIAQDGPINSLHIGIQRNSNTLKLFDTAHQYGMKYVLADELFFENLTSIYQRIDELLNNVDFAYLTICMDVFNASIAPGVSASAYNGIFADTAFMHFYRHILKSKKLVALDVAEVNPSFDIQDRTARLAACLVNEWLMM, from the coding sequence ATGATGCTTCAAAATATTTGGCAGGGTAGATTGGATGGAGAAGAGCTTCTCTTCCACAGACTATTTCAGAGAGTAAAAGAAGAACACAATTACGACAATATTTCAACGGGTGATTTCGTTTTACACGGATTCGCTGTTGATGAAGGAGTAAGGCGGAATAAAGGTCGCCAAGGAGCAAAAGAAGCTCCGAATGTGATCAGGAAAAATATGTCCAACTTCCCGGTGATTCTTCCGGATTTCAAGCTATTGGATTTTGGGAATGTTACCTGTGAAGACGGCAACCTGGAAAATACCCAGAATAACCTTGCTAAAAATGTATCCAAGGTACTTTTAAAAGGAGGTAAATCCCTAGTGCTTGGTGGAGGTCATGAAGTAACCTATGCCCATTATTTAGGCGTTAAAACGGCTTTTCCCGAACAAAAGATCGGAATCATCAATATAGATGCCCATTTTGACAACAGACAACCGGAAAAAGGAGTAGGGCCCAGTTCGGGAACCGGATTTTGGCAGATTGCTCAGGATGGACCCATTAATTCTCTACATATCGGAATTCAAAGGAACTCCAATACCCTAAAGCTTTTTGATACAGCCCATCAATATGGAATGAAATACGTTCTTGCTGATGAATTATTTTTTGAAAACCTAACATCAATTTATCAACGTATTGATGAATTACTGAATAATGTAGATTTTGCCTATCTTACCATTTGTATGGATGTTTTTAATGCTTCCATTGCTCCTGGAGTTTCAGCTTCAGCATATAATGGTATCTTTGCAGATACAGCTTTTATGCATTTTTACAGACATATCTTAAAAAGCAAAAAATTGGTTGCACTGGATGTAGCAGAAGTAAACCCGTCATTCGATATTCAGGATAGAACGGCGAGACTGGCAGCTTGTCTGGTGAATGAATGGCTAATGATGTAA
- the hutI gene encoding imidazolonepropionase: MKLIGPFKQVVTLANLPLRGKLADEQLEIIVDGGIVVDNNTIQHIGSFETLKNENPTIEIEQIEGEQTVLPAFVDSHTHICFGGNRANDFAMRNAGKTYLEIAESGGGIWSSVQHTRNASEEELLTTLLERISFLIDLGITTIEVKSGYGLDVENELKMLRIIKKAQQSTKATLVPTCLSAHLKPRDFEGSNPEYLEYILTEILPKVKEENLANRVDIFIEKSAFQPEESKDFLLKTKDLGFEITVHADQFTPGSSRIAVEVEAKSADHLEATIDEDIEFLAQSNTVATALPGASLGLGEKFTPARKLLDAGAIVAIASDWNPGSAPMGNLITQASILATFQKLTTAEVLAGMTFRAAFALNLEDRGKLEVGKKADFVTFKTNNFQNVLYNQGSLKAEHVYIDGNLVD, translated from the coding sequence ATGAAATTAATAGGACCATTTAAGCAAGTAGTAACACTTGCCAACTTACCATTAAGAGGAAAGCTTGCCGATGAGCAATTGGAAATTATTGTTGATGGAGGAATTGTAGTGGATAACAATACTATTCAGCATATCGGAAGCTTTGAAACTTTAAAAAATGAAAATCCTACCATAGAAATCGAGCAGATTGAAGGAGAACAGACTGTTCTTCCGGCTTTTGTAGACTCACATACTCATATTTGTTTTGGAGGTAACCGTGCCAATGACTTTGCAATGCGTAATGCAGGTAAAACATATCTGGAAATAGCCGAAAGTGGCGGAGGAATCTGGAGTTCTGTACAACACACAAGAAATGCTTCTGAAGAAGAGTTACTAACAACCTTGCTAGAAAGAATTAGCTTTCTGATTGATCTAGGTATTACAACAATTGAAGTAAAAAGTGGCTATGGTCTAGATGTGGAAAACGAGTTGAAAATGCTTAGAATTATTAAAAAAGCTCAGCAGTCCACAAAAGCTACCTTAGTTCCAACTTGTCTTTCTGCCCATTTAAAACCAAGAGATTTCGAAGGAAGCAATCCTGAATATCTGGAATATATCCTTACCGAAATTTTACCAAAAGTAAAAGAAGAGAACCTTGCCAATCGTGTAGATATTTTTATTGAAAAATCAGCTTTCCAACCAGAAGAAAGTAAAGACTTTTTACTTAAAACTAAAGACTTAGGTTTTGAGATAACCGTTCATGCTGATCAATTTACACCGGGAAGTTCAAGAATTGCAGTAGAGGTAGAAGCAAAATCAGCAGATCATTTAGAAGCAACAATTGATGAAGATATAGAGTTTTTAGCACAATCCAATACCGTTGCAACAGCTCTTCCTGGAGCAAGCTTAGGATTGGGAGAAAAATTTACACCAGCCAGAAAACTTTTGGATGCAGGAGCTATTGTCGCCATTGCTAGTGACTGGAATCCGGGATCAGCACCAATGGGGAACTTAATTACTCAGGCTTCCATATTGGCAACTTTTCAAAAATTAACTACCGCTGAGGTATTGGCTGGGATGACATTCCGTGCCGCATTTGCACTTAATCTAGAAGACAGAGGAAAGCTGGAAGTTGGTAAAAAGGCAGATTTTGTAACCTTTAAAACCAATAATTTCCAAAATGTACTTTATAATCAAGGAAGTTTGAAGGCTGAACATGTTTATATCGATGGAAATCTTGTTGATTAA
- the ruvB gene encoding Holliday junction branch migration DNA helicase RuvB, whose protein sequence is MPDFLHPDKENYSREELMQEEQIRPQSFKDFAGQRKTLENLEVFVTAAKRRGGALDHVLLHGPPGLGKTTLANIIANELGVNCKITSGPVLDKPGSLAGLLTNLEENDVLFIDEIHRLSPVVEEYLYSAMEDYKIDIMLETGPNARSVQIGLNPFTLVGATTRSGMLTKPMLARFGIQSRLEYYSIELLSMIIQRSARVLGVTIYEDAAIEVARRSRGTPRIANALLRRVRDFAEIKGNGEIEINITKYALNSLNVDEFGLDEMDNKIMRVMIENFKGKPVGISALATSIGENPETLEEVYEPFLIQEGFIIRTPRGREVTDKAYQHLNISRPRNPGELF, encoded by the coding sequence ATGCCAGATTTTTTACATCCAGATAAGGAAAACTACTCACGAGAGGAGCTGATGCAGGAAGAACAGATTCGCCCCCAAAGCTTTAAGGATTTTGCGGGCCAGAGGAAAACGCTGGAAAATCTTGAGGTTTTTGTTACCGCTGCCAAGAGACGTGGTGGTGCCCTTGATCATGTCCTTTTGCATGGTCCACCAGGTCTGGGAAAAACGACTTTAGCTAATATTATCGCCAATGAGCTTGGTGTTAATTGTAAGATTACTTCGGGGCCTGTATTGGATAAACCAGGAAGCTTGGCTGGTCTATTGACTAATCTGGAAGAGAATGATGTTCTTTTCATTGATGAGATCCATCGTCTTTCTCCTGTGGTTGAAGAATACTTATATTCTGCTATGGAAGATTATAAGATTGATATCATGCTGGAAACTGGTCCTAATGCAAGGAGTGTACAAATTGGATTGAACCCTTTTACCTTGGTAGGGGCTACAACCAGAAGCGGTATGCTAACTAAGCCAATGCTTGCAAGATTTGGTATTCAAAGCAGGCTGGAATACTATTCTATCGAGCTTTTGTCCATGATTATTCAAAGAAGTGCAAGGGTATTGGGAGTAACCATTTATGAAGATGCAGCCATTGAGGTTGCAAGAAGAAGCCGTGGGACACCAAGAATAGCCAATGCATTATTGAGAAGGGTACGTGATTTCGCTGAAATTAAAGGGAATGGAGAAATTGAAATCAACATTACAAAATACGCCCTAAACTCTCTGAACGTAGACGAGTTTGGACTGGATGAAATGGATAATAAGATCATGCGTGTTATGATTGAAAACTTCAAGGGAAAACCTGTAGGAATATCTGCACTGGCAACATCCATTGGGGAAAATCCGGAAACCCTGGAAGAGGTATATGAACCATTTTTGATTCAGGAGGGGTTTATTATCAGAACACCACGAGGTAGAGAGGTTACTGACAAGGCTTATCAGCATTTAAATATTTCAAGACCCAGAAATCCGGGAGAACTTTTTTAA